The Mercurialis annua linkage group LG2, ddMerAnnu1.2, whole genome shotgun sequence genome contains a region encoding:
- the LOC126667054 gene encoding uncharacterized protein LOC126667054 → MARNVFCQAFQLLELNVISGQDLAPVSRKMRTYAIAWVHPDRKLSTRVDTQGHNNPTWNDKFVFRVDDEFLYGETSAIMIEIYASNWFKDIHVGTIRVLVGNLAPPQKQPRQQQQHHVQLDTMRFVALQVRRRSGRPQGILNIGVAILDTSMRSMPLYSQISASAVGYRDLMGGKEKPINNNYNHNNKDDDRSSDDNQNQFLLPWIPKPDLRRTKSDSSSMVGSEMVENTTIQNKKQKKGGSMISGSEIIKKENINGYKSFKKQSSMASSMILTSEIIQKLTKKPVPLNPDSTVGGLTKSKYGSESNSGDTPPPTRKSPVKTALSSLTSFKFGTPKPTNRAKTPHHVTESELGLGPSASEVAAMMIRNNKHPIEETESEIMGSWSLESTMEGLQSKLERWRAELPPVYDRSELSSYPMSSVAVDRKREISHARRRSSGGDGAFTCFGTFCGLECSIVCGGNGPGNKKNMGRVKRVPSTGNLSLL, encoded by the coding sequence ATGGCTCGAAATGTATTTTGTCAAGCATTTCAATTGCTAGAGCTGAATGTTATCTCCGGCCAAGATCTAGCCCCAGTTTCACGTAAAATGCGAACGTATGCGATTGCATGGGTTCATCCTGACCGGAAACTTTCAACGAGAGTCGACACTCAAGGCCATAATAACCCTACATGGAACGATAAATTTGTTTTCCGGGTCGATGACGAGTTTCTTTACGGCGAAACATCCGCCATAATGATAGAGATCTACGCCTCAAATTGGTTCAAAGACATCCACGTGGGAACAATCCGCGTTCTCGTCGGAAACCTAGCTCCTCCACAGAAACAGCCTCGGCAACAGCAGCAGCACCACGTTCAGCTGGACACTATGCGGTTTGTCGCGCTTCAAGTACGCCGTCGTTCCGGCCGTCCTCAGGGGATTCTCAATATTGGCGTAGCGATTCTTGATACGTCGATGAGAAGCATGCCGTTGTATTCTCAGATCAGCGCCTCCGCCGTAGGTTATCGTGATTTAATGGGTGGAAAAGAGAAgcctataaataataattataatcataATAACAAAGACGATGACCGGAGCAGCGATGATAATCAGAATCAATTCTTGCTCCCGTGGATACCTAAGCCGGACCTCCGGCGAACAAAAAGTGATAGCAGTTCGATGGTTGGATCAGAAATGGTTGAGAACACTACAatccaaaacaaaaaacaaaaaaaaggcgGTTCAATGATAAGCGGGTCGGAGATTATCAAGAAAGAAAATATTAACGGCTACAAAAGTTTCAAGAAACAGTCATCAATGGCTAGCTCTATGATATTAACTTCGGAAATCATCCAGAAACTGACCAAGAAACCCGTTCCTCTGAATCCTGACTCGACCGTCGGCGGGTTAACCAAATCTAAATACGGGTCAGAGAGTAACTCAGGCGACACACCACCGCCAACCCGTAAATCTCCGGTGAAAACTGCTCTAAGTTCCTTAACTAGCTTCAAATTCGGAACACCAAAACCGACAAATAGAGCAAAAACGCCGCATCACGTGACGGAATCGGAACTCGGACTCGGTCCGTCGGCGTCGGAGGTGGCGGCCATGATGATAAGGAATAACAAACATCCTATAGAAGAAACAGAGAGTGAAATAATGGGTTCTTGGAGCTTAGAAAGTACCATGGAAGGGCTGCAATCTAAATTAGAAAGGTGGCGAGCGGAGCTGCCGCCGGTATATGACCGTAGTGAATTGTCGAGTTATCCGATGAGCAGTGTCGCCGTCGACCGGAAACGCGAAATCAGCCATGCCAGAAGGCGTAGTAGCGGCGGAGATGGTGCATTTACTTGTTTTGGGACGTTTTGTGGTCTTGAATGTTCCATTGTTTGCGGCGGTAATGGACCcggaaataagaaaaatatggGTCGGGTTAAGCGGGTCCCTTCCACGGGTAATTTGAGTCTTCTTTGA
- the LOC126668051 gene encoding auxin-responsive protein IAA13-like, with amino-acid sequence MKGGLALLGGGSGGGGGGEDSTNESVVSSPVEVEAELELGLGLSIGGGGRLFGGGSVSGTKRAADSVSNASQQVVGWPPLRAYRMNSLVNQAKASRSEEDKSVVIEKDYNSKDVLKKNGNNRNEKLGFVGFVKVNMDGVPIGRKIDLNAHNSYDTLSQSLEDMFFHSITSLVGEKQQAMKPSKLLEGSSEFVLTYEDKDGDWMLVGDVPWGMFVTSVKRLRIMRTSDDNGLAPRFQETNRTRRSKPI; translated from the exons ATGAAAGGTGGTCTTGCTTTGCTTGGTGGTGgtagtggtggtggtggtggtggtgaggATTCGACAAATGAGTCTGTGGTGTCTTCTCCGGTGGAGGTTGAGGCTGAGCTGGAGTTGGGTCTTGGCCTGAGTATTGGTGGTGGAGGGAGATTGTTTGGTGGTGGTTCTGTTTCTGGAACTAAGAGAGCTGCTGATTCTGTTTCAAATGCTAG TCAGCAGGTTGTGGGTTGGCCACCTTTAAGGGCTTATAGGATGAACAGTTTGGTGAACCAAGCTAAGGCATCAAGATCTGAAGAAGATAAATCAGTTGTTATTGAAAAAGATTATAATtccaaagatgttttgaaaaagAATGGTAACAATAGGAATGAGAAATTAGGGTTTGTTGGTTTTGTGAAGGTGAATATGGATGGTGTTCCAATTGGAAGGAAGATTGATTTGAATGCTCATAATTCTTATGATACACTTTCACAATCTTTGGAAGATATGTTTTTTCATTCCATCACTTCGCTTG TTGGAGAGAAGCAGCAAGCTATGAAGCCTTCAAAACTTTTGGAAGGCTCTTCGGAGTTTGTGCTGACATATGAAGATAAAGACGGAGACTGGATGCTCGTCGGAGATGTTCCATGGGG GATGTTCGTTACCTCTGTCAAAAGGCTTCGAATCATGAGAACCTCGGACGATAATGGACTTG CTCCAAGATTTCAAGAAACGAATAGAACACGAAGAAGCAAGCCTATATAG